From Trichomycterus rosablanca isolate fTriRos1 chromosome 18, fTriRos1.hap1, whole genome shotgun sequence, the proteins below share one genomic window:
- the tmem218 gene encoding transmembrane protein 218: MGGAQVLGVGTGVFLIALIWIGTLVLSLILSRTPGPTKLGIIPLVFLALTVTLILVFFPRASEVPSLVKETQIVDSFFIGRYVLLSLVSVIFLVALFLLLPLHLVEPVYAKPLRAY, from the exons ATGGGCGGGGCCCAGGTGCTGGGTGTAGGTACAGGTGTGTTCCTCATCGCTCTTATATGGATTGGCACTCTGGTCCTCAGTCTCATCCTTTCACGCACACCAGGTCCAACTAA GCTGGGCATCATTCCCTTGGTGTTCTTGGCTCTAACAGTCACCTTGATTCTTGTGTTCTTCCCCCGAGCTTCTGAAGTCCCATCCCTTGTTAAAGAAACACAG ATAGTGGACTCCTTCTTTATTGGCCGCTATGTCCTCCTGTCCCTTGTGAGCGTGATATTCCTGGTGGCTCTGTTTCTCCTCTTACCCCTACACCTAGTGGAGCCAGTGTATGCCAAGCCTTTGAGAGCTTATTAG